The following proteins are encoded in a genomic region of Oryza brachyantha chromosome 11, ObraRS2, whole genome shotgun sequence:
- the LOC102719625 gene encoding actin cytoskeleton-regulatory complex protein pan1-like codes for MADTKADAKPENTGGGGGGSGSFSEQAFVEKLNKLNNTATRIQTLSNWCIFHRKRARKVVDTWEKQYNSANKDKKVSFLYLSNDILQNSKRKGGEFVNEFWRVLPGLLKDFYVNGGEDGKKVVGRLIGIWDERKVFGTRIEGLKDEILGGSTHAVGSNGNSSNPSSNPSSVSKAVRKDSGTTTKKLTVGGMPEKIVTAYQSVLDQHFDEDTALNKCNSAVSFLDRMDKDVDDACTQGIQQASPLISDLQGQEAVLKQCIEQLESVNMARITLINKLREALTEQEAKSELLRNQLHVARAKADHAMQLRQRLGVALNNGAGSCSSPLMVTLPPGQTTAMMQNSAAMPIFPQFQSLHPATSLPATSSAVGDEPKKTAAAMADKLASLSAPEKVLSSIFSSLAAEQARNGGSASGDLSAGPPGFESNKKPRVENPIHGSDMGASSYFGQVPQVQQQIGATPVLGGTQANQAPGSFPPPPPPLPLLPQFGQNTGGMFGIGPFGMVSGSAPPPPPLPNIMSAGFPRPSGLPPPPLLSQSQNQSQPQQQQSPQAPQQSPTSTGFFPPPGAGFFPPVQVQQSPSVQRQ; via the exons ATGGCGGATACGAAGGCGGACGCAAAACCGGAAAAtacaggcggcggcggcggcggcagcggctcgTTCAGCGAGCAGGCGTTTGTCGAGAAGCTCAACAAGCTCAACAACACAGCAACTAGGATCCAGA CACTTTCGAATTGGTGCATTTTTCACCGAAAGAGAGCCAGAAAGGTTGTTGATACATGGGAGAAGCAGTACAATAGTGCAAATAAGGATAAGAAAGTATCATTCCTCTATCTGTCAAATGATATCCTGCAAAACAGTAAACGCAAGGGAGGAGAGTTTGTGAATGAATTCTGGAGGGTTCTTCCTGGATTACTGAAAGATTTTTATGTCAATGGGGGAGAAGATGGAAAGAAAGTCGTTGGAAGGCTA ATAGGGATTTGGGATGAGCGCAAGGTGTTTGGAACCCGTATTGAAGGTCTGAAAGATGAAATTCTTGGTGGCAGTACTCATGCAGTGGGTAGTAATGGCAATAGTTCAAATCCAAGCTCCAACCCCTCTTCAGTTTCCAAAGCTGTACGGAAAGATTCTGGTACAACAACAAAA AAACTTACTGTTGGGGGGATGCCAGAAAAGATTGTAACTGCATACCAATCTGTGCTTGATCAGCATTTTGATGAAGACACAGCTTTAAACAAATGCAATAGTGCTGTTAGTTTTTTGGATAGGATGGATAAAGATGTAGACGATGCTTGTACTCAAG GTATTCAGCAAGCATCACCCTTGATTTCTGATCTTCAAGGCCAGGAAGCAGTCCTGAAGCAGTGCATTGAGCAACTTGAAAGCGTCAACATGGCTAGAATAACCCTAATCAACAAACTAAGAGAAGCCCTCACCGAACAG GAAGCAAAGTCGGAGCTTCTTCGCAATCAGTTACAT GTTGCTCGAGCAAAGGCTGACCATGCCATGCAACTAAGACAACGACTTGGTGTTGCCCTGAACAATGGTGCAGGGTCTTGTTCCAGTCCACTAATGGTTACGCTTCCACCAGGACAAACAACTGCCATGATGCAGAATTCAGCAGCAATGCCAATATTTCCCCAGTTTCAATCACTGCATCCAGCAACCTCACTTCCTGCCACGTCTAGTGCTGTTGGCGATGAGCCCAAAAAAACTGCAGCAGCTATGGCAGATAAGCTTGCATCTTTGTCAGCTCCTGAGAAGGTGCTCTCTTCCATTTTCTCGTCCCTCGCGGCTGAACAAGCAAGGAATGGTGGTTCAGCTTCTGGAGATCTCTCTGCAGGACCTCCAGGATTTGAGAGCAATAAGAAGCCAAGGGTTGAGAACCCCATACATGGCAGTGACATGGGTGCTTCCTCATATTTTGGGCAAGTGCCACAGGTGCAACAACAGATTGGAGCAACGCCTGTTCTTGGAGGCACACAGGCAAACCAAGCACCTGGTTCAtttccaccaccaccgcctccatTACCTCTTCTGCCACAATTCGGTCAAAATACTGGAGGAATGTTTGGAATTGGACCTTTTGGGATGGTGAGCGGCtctgctccgcctccgcctccactgCCCAACATTATGTCAGCAGGCTTTCCAAGACCAAGTGGACTGCCACCTCCACCTCTGCTTTCACAATCTCAGAACCAGAGCCAgccccagcagcagcagtctcCGCAGGCACCACAGCAATCACCGACCTCAACTGGATTTTTTCCACCACCAGGTGCTGGGTTCTTCCCACCAGTGCAGGTTCAGCAGTCTCCATCTGTCCAACGGCAATGA